The Acropora muricata isolate sample 2 chromosome 5, ASM3666990v1, whole genome shotgun sequence genome includes a window with the following:
- the LOC136918074 gene encoding uncharacterized protein isoform X1: MLSKSISLYIFLLTLSGTVIEANLWCCRRRRSCSPINCQVNSWSQWSQCTAQPCGVSGIRRRIRNIIRYSSCGGSGCPSLQETITCYGSTPVNCTYSAWSSWSACSQCGESQTRRRYVVTLGQCGGTPCLQVGGPALSQTRLCKTRCLNEGNLENVDLCTCPPNLFKSCCLYNGFEDPCPYGKEGEPPNCYDPPAQFSSDNLGFPEITYIKLPSDDVGENLNAASVTLLCKVAILNGIEKWKNVSYRIEWVAEGRTLKEETRCVVQPGETNKNSCPDQELTSQLPGEKYTIGLSISCKVSAKFTTSPKNVWSSPKQVPKPFFAGLKVSSTALNLNLKNCETQLYPIDITPTIPVRKTQRPIGGGLPKLSFHTPREAIILEGCQVELKLGIEPVRIVVKAACLQPNEVSVGLKPIIPQISYANSLFWNHRIGLPTIWVSIRDETKIEQCLSWGDPHYNTLQPLSFGPTLHFYGRGDFILYKNSERYFEVQTRQWTCYGSVSCNCGAVLRDHNDVIEFNCCNDYMVQDSTTPLRVKIRSKKCLSPGISITKLQSGVLSAKYQVMFPSGARVEIQRASWGMDVAVFTPRAKVPAKESGLCIFPASGQDHNTYGESLRVLPTESYFDVLPPEVSAYDVEYSEACHCDSYTTAGKYTLCTDAFELAFPTLAEDKRRPSPLFLCDRQKRDIQFSDEPTDEDFHFFERTLPLRKRHKRDSGRISKENATNYCEEKISRTKIGKLCAKLGINVQALVNVCSFDVEYTGDFSYALGGVDALTDQCENLAALNLSRAANSSGDGAGESSVSPLVEEIAESLCPNDCSSNGRCVNGSCVCNKDFTADDCSAYIYEIPTIFSLQGNGLCDRRTRPCRKVTVLGTGFIPSENMTCHVEEFKVVNTTWSPNNTELKFPGVMTDLVLAECNLPESPVSQGYFHVVHPGTPAAGLKISVSNDGEHRSKETLTFISYDSACMSCNISSGCLLKENSCFINGYCFLPNESNPMDLCYQCLPGLNTSAWTKRQVNLPPKFSPATPYYALYQENLELPIKVLDPEGMPIKVTLMDGSPSEAIIRDNVLVWNASNSPNTQFKLQATDACQAVSTTNITISLVVCPCQNNGKCIPHPGRPRGSGLYQCNCAPGFTGDACGTNIDECQSYPCVRGRCIDELNNYSCICDPGYVGRNCDTDYDDCSSSPCVNGNCTDYTGSYRCTCNPGYAGKNCTIDINECASSPCRHGACVDQVNSYICQCNAGYTGSDCNVEIDECQSSPCVHGACKDQVNGFICNCEVGFSGDRCEEDIDDCQSSPCVNGICTDLVNNYTCNCVAGFTGRDCDIVVTTCTADSCFPNVTCSKSGPTIACGPCPLGFTGDGKICKDIDDCVNHTCANGASCIDGINSYTCNCSAGFSGAYCETDIEDCANHRCTNGASCVDGINSYSCNCTEGFSGVYCETDLDDCVNHNCSNGASCIDGINSYSCNCSAGFTGLNCETDIDDCRNHTCTNGASCIDGISGYSCNCSVGFSGEHCENNLDDCVNHNCSNGASCIDGINSYSCNCSAGFTGSNCETDIDDCVSHTCASGASCVDDINTYSCKCTAGFTGWNCETDIDDCMSHVCANGGSCVDGIGSYTCKCAVGFTGKYCETDLPSLSSTISTKTDPSPKITASTTPNVAEYSYKIKVIETWNDELKDKNSDAFKDLKARLEEEIMSKLRKTTNIIGVNVVSFRKGSIVAEFKLIFHVNVEPKDAYGMLKREINDGNLGTLRVDPSSLKQIPPPTKEPTTEPNRQRTTQAQDGPDKELTYAIIIGVSLGGLFVAALCIIFFARFCKNRSAAHRRKRASCNKPPEEACPDSEKYELKSVAVNNANVALGEVSFDCDEQATGFSNEGFQ; the protein is encoded by the exons CAGTGGTCGCAATGCACTGCTCAACCGTGTGGTGTTTCTGGGATTCGACGAAGGATCAGGAACATCATAAGATATTCCAGTTGCGGTGGATCAGGGTGTCCCTCTTTGCAGGAGACAATAACATGCTATGGTAGTACCCCGGTGAACTGCACATATTCTGCGTGGTCGTCATGGAGTGCGTGTTCGCAGTGCGGCGAGTCCCAGACAAGAAGAAGATACGTAGTAACTTTAGGGCAGTGTGGAGGTACACCTTGTCTTCAAGTTGGTGGTCCTGCTTTAAGCCAGACTAGGCTTTGTAAAACCCGGTGTCTAAACGAAGGAAACCTGGAGAATGTTGATCTCTGCACCTGTCCTCccaatttatttaaaagctgttGTCTTTATAACG GCTTTGAAGATCCATGTCCTTACGGCAAAGAAGGAGAGCCTCCGAATTGTTACG ATCCACCAGCGCAATTTTCCAGTGACAATCTTGGGTTCCCAGAGATAACTTACATTAAACTTCCAAGCGATGATGTTGGCGAAAACTTAAATGCAGCATCCGTGACTCTCCTTTGCAAAGTGGCTATCCTAAATGGCATCGAGAAATGGAAAAATGTCAGCTATCGCATTGAGTGGGTTGCTGAGGGGAGAACCCTGAAAGAGGAGACAAGATGCGTGGTTCAACCTGgggaaacaaataaaaactctTGCCCAGACCAGGAACTTACCTCCCAGTTACCAGGCGAGAAATACACTATCGGTCTTTCG ATATCGTGTAAAGTATCTGCCAAATTTACCACTTCACCGAAGAACGTGTGGTCTTCTCCTAAACAAGTCCCAAAGCCATTCTTCGCAGGGCTCAAG GTGAGCTCCACTGCACTTAATCTTAATTTAAAAAATTGTGAAACACAGCTGTATCCAATCGACATCACGCCAACAATACCTGTCCGCAAAACTCAGAGGCCCATTGGTGGTGGTCTTCCCAAGCTGAGCTTCCATACACCAAGGGAGGCAATTATTTTGGAAGGCTGCCAAGTCGAACTTAAACTGGGAATCGAACCTGTTCGTATAGTCGTGAAGGCTGCCTGTCTACAACCAAATGAAGTATCTGTGGGTCTTAAGCCCATTATTCCACAGATTTCCTATGCAAATAGTCTTTTCTGGAATCATAGGATTGGTCTTCCGACCATCTGG GTGAGCATCAGGGACGAGACGAAGATAGAACAGTGCTTATCATGGGGGGATCCACATTATAACACGCTCCAACCACTTTCCTTTGGACC aactttacatttctatggtCGCGGCGATTTTATCTTATACAAGAACTCGGAAAGGTATTTTGAG GTTCAAACCAGGCAGTGGACTTGTTATGGGAGTGTGTCTTGCAACTGTGGAGCAGTTTTGAGAGATCATAACGATGTAATCGAGTTTAATTGCTGCAATGACTACATGGTACAAGATAGCACAACTCCTTTAAGAGTGAAAATTCGAAGCAAGAAGTGTCTTTCCCCAGGAATCTCCATCACGAAATTGCAGTCCGGTGTACTGAGCGCCAAATACCAG GTGATGTTTCCTTCAGGGGCGAGAGTCGAAATACAAAGAGCCTCTTGGGGCATGGATGTCGCTGTTTTCACACCAAGGGCTAAAGTTCCAGCAAAAGAATCTGGCCTCTGCATATTCCCAGCTTCCGGACAAGACCATAATACTTACGGCGAAAGTTTAAG AGTGTTACCTACTGAGAGCTACTTTGATGTTCTTCCACCTGAAGTATCAGCATATGATGTGGAGTATTCAGAGGCGTGCCATTGCGACTCCTATACAACGGCGGGAAAGTACACTCTTTGCACCGACGCCTTTGAACTCGCTTTCCCGACGCTCGCCGAAGACAAACGGAGGCCATCACCATTGTTTTTATGTGATCGACAAAAGCGAGATATCCAGTTCTCCGATGAGCCAACAGACgaagattttcattttttcgAGCGGACTCTCCCTTTACGCAAGCGCCATAAAAGAGATTCTGGTCGAATTTCGAAAGAAAATGCAACAAATTACTGTGAGGAGAAAATATCAAGGACTAAGATTGGAAAACTTTGTGCAAAACTTGGAATTAATGTGCAGGCATTAGTTAACGTTTGCTCTTTCGACGTTGAG TACACAGGCGACTTTTCCTATGCTCTTGGTGGCGTTGATGCATTAACAGATCAATGTGAAAATCTGGCGGCGTTAAATTTGTCTCGAGCTGCAAATTCAAGTGGAGATGGCGCAGGCGAATCATCCGTTTCTCCTTTGGTGGAGGAAATTGCAGAATCCCTTTGTCCCAACGACTGCTCGTCAAACGGAAGATGTGTGAATGGCTCTTGTGTATGCAATAAGGATTTCACAGCAGATGATTGTTCAGCTTACATTTACGAAATACCGACGATTTTTAG TCTGCAAGGAAATGGTTTGTGTGATAGACGAACCCGACCATGCAGGAAAGTTACAGTGTTGGGAACTGGTTTCATTCCTTCTGAAAATATGACGTGTCACGTGGAAGAATTTAAG GTCGTCAACACCACGTGGTCTCCAAACAATACAGAACTCAAGTTCCCTGGTGTGATGACGGACTTGGTTCTTGCGGAATGCAATTTACCGGAATCACCCGTGTCTCAAGGCTACTTTCACGTAGTTCATCCAGGAACCCCAGCAGCTGGACTTAAAATATCTGTGTCCAATGATGGGGAACACAGAAGCAAAGAAACCCTGACATTTATATCTTACGACTCAGCATGCATGAGTTGTAACATTTCCTCGGGCTGCCTCCTAAAA GAGAATTCCTGTTTTATCAATGGCTACTGTTTTTTGCCAAACGAGAGCAATCCTATGGACTTGTGCTATCAGTGTCTTCCAGGTCTTAATACAAGCGCATGGACTAAACGTCAAG TTAATCTTCCACCAAAGTTTTCCCCAGCAACACCATACTACGCTTTGTATCAAGAAAACTTGGAATTGCCAATTAAGGTCCTCGACCCTGAGGGTATGCCCATCAAAGTTACCCTTATGGACGGAAGCCCAAGTGAAGCTATCATACGCGACAATGTCTTGGTTTGGAACGCCAGTAACAGTCCAAATACTCAGTTTAAACTCCAAGCAACGGATGCTTGCCAAGCCGTCTCTACGACTAACATCACAATTTCTTTGGTCGTGTGTCCTTGTCAGAATAACGGCAAATGTATTCCACACCCAGGGAGGCCTAGAGGATCTGGGTTATATCAATGCAACTGTGCTCCAGGGTTTACTGGAGACGCTTGTGGAACCAATATAGACGAGTGCCAAAGTTATCCATGTGTAAGAG GTCGCTGCATTGATGAACTGAACAACTATAGCTGCATCTGTGATCCAGGGTATGTTGGAAGAAACTGTGACACCGATTACGACGACTGCAGCTCTTCACCTTGTGTTAATG gaaaTTGCACTGACTACACAGGCTCCTACAGATGTACGTGTAACCCTGGATACGCAGGAAAAAACTGCACGATTGACATTAATGAATGCGCGTCATCGCCTTGCAGACATG GAGCTTGTGTTGATCAAGTGAACAGCTACATCTGTCAGTGTAACGCTGGATATACTGGGTCTGACTGTAATGTTGAGATCGACGAATGTCAATCTTCGCCTTGCGTTCACG gCGCTTGCAAAGATCAAGTGAATGGCTTCATTTGCAACTGTGAGGTTGGATTCTCAGGAGATAGGTGCGAAGAGGACATTGATGACTGCCAATCATCACCTTGCGTAAACG GAATTTGTACAGACCTTGTTAACAACTACACCTGCAACTGCGTTGCTGGCTTCACTGGCCGTGACTGTGACATCGTTGTTACAACATGCACCGCTGATTCCTGTTTTCCAAACGTAACTTGCTCAAAAAGCGGCCCAACAATTGCCTGCGGCCCCTGCCCCTTGGGCTTCACTGGAGATGGGAAAATCTGCAAAG ACATAGACGATTGTGTAAACCACACGTGCGCCAACGGTGCCTCGTGTATAGATGGCATCAATAGCTACACGTGTAACTGCTCAGCGGGATTCAGTGGAGCATATTGCGAAACGG ACATTGAAGATTGTGCTAACCACCGCTGTACCAACGGTGCATCATGCGTAGATGGCATCAACAGCTACTCGTGTAACTGTACAGAGGGCTTTAGTGGAGTATATTGCGAAACGG acttggATGACTGTGTCAACCACAATTGCTCCAATGGTGCATCATGCATAGATGGCATCAATAGTTATTCTTGCAACTGCTCGGCGGGATTCACTGGATTGAACTGTGAAACGG ATATCGACGATTGCCGCAATCACACTTGCACCAACGGCGCATCATGCATAGATGGCATCAGTGGCTACTCATGTAACTGTTCCGTGGGATTCTCAGGAGAGCATTGTGAAAACA acttggATGACTGTGTCAACCACAATTGCTCCAATGGTGCATCATGCATAGATGGCATCAATAGTTATTCTTGCAACTGCTCGGCGGGATTCACTGGATCGAACTGTGAAACGG ACATAGACGACTGCGTGAGCCACACCTGCGCAAGCGGTGCATCCTGCGTGGATGACATCAATACCTACTCATGCAAATGTACAGCGGGATTCACTGGATGGAATTGTGAAACTG ACATTGATGACTGCATGAGCCACGTATGCGCCAATGGTGGATCTTGCGTGGATGGTATTGGCAGCTACACGTGCAAATGCGCAGTCGGATTCACGGGAAAGTATTGCGAAACAG ATCTCCCTTCCTTGTCGAGCACCATCTCCACGAAAACGGATCCATCGCCAAAAATTACAGCTAGCACGACACCAAATGTAGCAG AATATAGTTATAAAATCAAAGTAATAGAGACTTGGAATGATGAGCTGAAAGACAAGAACAGCGACGCCTTTAAAGACTTGAAGGCCCGTTTGGAAGAGGAG ATTATGAGCAAGCTAAGGAAGACGACAAATATAATTGGCGTAAATGTCGTATCCTTCAG GAAAGGGAGCATTGTTGCCGAGTTCAAGTTGATTTTCCATGTGAACGTTGAACCCAAAGACGCTTATGGAATGTTAAAACGGGAGATCAATGATGGCAATCTTGGAACACTCCGTGTTGACCCTTCATCTTTGAAACAGATACCCCCTCCAACGAAAG AACCGACCACAGAACCGAACAGACAAAGAACCACACAGGCACAGGACGGACCTGACAAAGAGCTAACTTACGCAATCATCATTGGTGTGTCGTTAGGCGGACTTTTCGTCGCGGCTCTTTGTATCATTTTCTTTGCGCGCTTTTGCAAAAACAGAAGTGCGGCGCATAGAAGAAAGCGAGCTTCATGCAACAAGCCGCCAGAGGAAGCATGT
- the LOC136918074 gene encoding von Willebrand factor D and EGF domain-containing protein-like isoform X3, which translates to MLSKSISLYIFLLTLSGTVIEANLWCCRRRRSCSPINCQVNSWSQWSQCTAQPCGVSGIRRRIRNIIRYSSCGGSGCPSLQETITCYGSTPVNCTYSAWSSWSACSQCGESQTRRRYVVTLGQCGGTPCLQVGGPALSQTRLCKTRCLNEGNLENVDLCTCPPNLFKSCCLYNGFEDPCPYGKEGEPPNCYDPPAQFSSDNLGFPEITYIKLPSDDVGENLNAASVTLLCKVAILNGIEKWKNVSYRIEWVAEGRTLKEETRCVVQPGETNKNSCPDQELTSQLPGEKYTIGLSISCKVSAKFTTSPKNVWSSPKQVPKPFFAGLKVSSTALNLNLKNCETQLYPIDITPTIPVRKTQRPIGGGLPKLSFHTPREAIILEGCQVELKLGIEPVRIVVKAACLQPNEVSVGLKPIIPQISYANSLFWNHRIGLPTIWVSIRDETKIEQCLSWGDPHYNTLQPLSFGPTLHFYGRGDFILYKNSERYFEVQTRQWTCYGSVSCNCGAVLRDHNDVIEFNCCNDYMVQDSTTPLRVKIRSKKCLSPGISITKLQSGVLSAKYQVMFPSGARVEIQRASWGMDVAVFTPRAKVPAKESGLCIFPASGQDHNTYGESLRVLPTESYFDVLPPEVSAYDVEYSEACHCDSYTTAGKYTLCTDAFELAFPTLAEDKRRPSPLFLCDRQKRDIQFSDEPTDEDFHFFERTLPLRKRHKRDSGRISKENATNYCEEKISRTKIGKLCAKLGINVQALVNVCSFDVEYTGDFSYALGGVDALTDQCENLAALNLSRAANSSGDGAGESSVSPLVEEIAESLCPNDCSSNGRCVNGSCVCNKDFTADDCSAYIYEIPTIFSLQGNGLCDRRTRPCRKVTVLGTGFIPSENMTCHVEEFKVVNTTWSPNNTELKFPGVMTDLVLAECNLPESPVSQGYFHVVHPGTPAAGLKISVSNDGEHRSKETLTFISYDSACMSCNISSGCLLKENSCFINGYCFLPNESNPMDLCYQCLPGLNTSAWTKRQVNLPPKFSPATPYYALYQENLELPIKVLDPEGMPIKVTLMDGSPSEAIIRDNVLVWNASNSPNTQFKLQATDACQAVSTTNITISLVVCPCQNNGKCIPHPGRPRGSGLYQCNCAPGFTGDACGTNIDECQSYPCVRGRCIDELNNYSCICDPGYVGRNCDTDYDDCSSSPCVNGNCTDYTGSYRCTCNPGYAGKNCTIDINECASSPCRHGACVDQVNSYICQCNAGYTGSDCNVEIDECQSSPCVHGACKDQVNGFICNCEVGFSGDRCEEDIDDCQSSPCVNGICTDLVNNYTCNCVAGFTGRDCDIVVTTCTADSCFPNVTCSKSGPTIACGPCPLGFTGDGKICKDIDDCVNHTCANGASCIDGINSYTCNCSAGFSGAYCETDIEDCANHRCTNGASCVDGINSYSCNCTEGFSGVYCETDLDDCVNHNCSNGASCIDGINSYSCNCSAGFTGLNCETDIDDCVSHTCASGASCVDDINTYSCKCTAGFTGWNCETDIDDCMSHVCANGGSCVDGIGSYTCKCAVGFTGKYCETDLPSLSSTISTKTDPSPKITASTTPNVAEYSYKIKVIETWNDELKDKNSDAFKDLKARLEEEIMSKLRKTTNIIGVNVVSFRKGSIVAEFKLIFHVNVEPKDAYGMLKREINDGNLGTLRVDPSSLKQIPPPTKEPTTEPNRQRTTQAQDGPDKELTYAIIIGVSLGGLFVAALCIIFFARFCKNRSAAHRRKRASCNKPPEEACPDSEKYELKSVAVNNANVALGEVSFDCDEQATGFSNEGFQ; encoded by the exons CAGTGGTCGCAATGCACTGCTCAACCGTGTGGTGTTTCTGGGATTCGACGAAGGATCAGGAACATCATAAGATATTCCAGTTGCGGTGGATCAGGGTGTCCCTCTTTGCAGGAGACAATAACATGCTATGGTAGTACCCCGGTGAACTGCACATATTCTGCGTGGTCGTCATGGAGTGCGTGTTCGCAGTGCGGCGAGTCCCAGACAAGAAGAAGATACGTAGTAACTTTAGGGCAGTGTGGAGGTACACCTTGTCTTCAAGTTGGTGGTCCTGCTTTAAGCCAGACTAGGCTTTGTAAAACCCGGTGTCTAAACGAAGGAAACCTGGAGAATGTTGATCTCTGCACCTGTCCTCccaatttatttaaaagctgttGTCTTTATAACG GCTTTGAAGATCCATGTCCTTACGGCAAAGAAGGAGAGCCTCCGAATTGTTACG ATCCACCAGCGCAATTTTCCAGTGACAATCTTGGGTTCCCAGAGATAACTTACATTAAACTTCCAAGCGATGATGTTGGCGAAAACTTAAATGCAGCATCCGTGACTCTCCTTTGCAAAGTGGCTATCCTAAATGGCATCGAGAAATGGAAAAATGTCAGCTATCGCATTGAGTGGGTTGCTGAGGGGAGAACCCTGAAAGAGGAGACAAGATGCGTGGTTCAACCTGgggaaacaaataaaaactctTGCCCAGACCAGGAACTTACCTCCCAGTTACCAGGCGAGAAATACACTATCGGTCTTTCG ATATCGTGTAAAGTATCTGCCAAATTTACCACTTCACCGAAGAACGTGTGGTCTTCTCCTAAACAAGTCCCAAAGCCATTCTTCGCAGGGCTCAAG GTGAGCTCCACTGCACTTAATCTTAATTTAAAAAATTGTGAAACACAGCTGTATCCAATCGACATCACGCCAACAATACCTGTCCGCAAAACTCAGAGGCCCATTGGTGGTGGTCTTCCCAAGCTGAGCTTCCATACACCAAGGGAGGCAATTATTTTGGAAGGCTGCCAAGTCGAACTTAAACTGGGAATCGAACCTGTTCGTATAGTCGTGAAGGCTGCCTGTCTACAACCAAATGAAGTATCTGTGGGTCTTAAGCCCATTATTCCACAGATTTCCTATGCAAATAGTCTTTTCTGGAATCATAGGATTGGTCTTCCGACCATCTGG GTGAGCATCAGGGACGAGACGAAGATAGAACAGTGCTTATCATGGGGGGATCCACATTATAACACGCTCCAACCACTTTCCTTTGGACC aactttacatttctatggtCGCGGCGATTTTATCTTATACAAGAACTCGGAAAGGTATTTTGAG GTTCAAACCAGGCAGTGGACTTGTTATGGGAGTGTGTCTTGCAACTGTGGAGCAGTTTTGAGAGATCATAACGATGTAATCGAGTTTAATTGCTGCAATGACTACATGGTACAAGATAGCACAACTCCTTTAAGAGTGAAAATTCGAAGCAAGAAGTGTCTTTCCCCAGGAATCTCCATCACGAAATTGCAGTCCGGTGTACTGAGCGCCAAATACCAG GTGATGTTTCCTTCAGGGGCGAGAGTCGAAATACAAAGAGCCTCTTGGGGCATGGATGTCGCTGTTTTCACACCAAGGGCTAAAGTTCCAGCAAAAGAATCTGGCCTCTGCATATTCCCAGCTTCCGGACAAGACCATAATACTTACGGCGAAAGTTTAAG AGTGTTACCTACTGAGAGCTACTTTGATGTTCTTCCACCTGAAGTATCAGCATATGATGTGGAGTATTCAGAGGCGTGCCATTGCGACTCCTATACAACGGCGGGAAAGTACACTCTTTGCACCGACGCCTTTGAACTCGCTTTCCCGACGCTCGCCGAAGACAAACGGAGGCCATCACCATTGTTTTTATGTGATCGACAAAAGCGAGATATCCAGTTCTCCGATGAGCCAACAGACgaagattttcattttttcgAGCGGACTCTCCCTTTACGCAAGCGCCATAAAAGAGATTCTGGTCGAATTTCGAAAGAAAATGCAACAAATTACTGTGAGGAGAAAATATCAAGGACTAAGATTGGAAAACTTTGTGCAAAACTTGGAATTAATGTGCAGGCATTAGTTAACGTTTGCTCTTTCGACGTTGAG TACACAGGCGACTTTTCCTATGCTCTTGGTGGCGTTGATGCATTAACAGATCAATGTGAAAATCTGGCGGCGTTAAATTTGTCTCGAGCTGCAAATTCAAGTGGAGATGGCGCAGGCGAATCATCCGTTTCTCCTTTGGTGGAGGAAATTGCAGAATCCCTTTGTCCCAACGACTGCTCGTCAAACGGAAGATGTGTGAATGGCTCTTGTGTATGCAATAAGGATTTCACAGCAGATGATTGTTCAGCTTACATTTACGAAATACCGACGATTTTTAG TCTGCAAGGAAATGGTTTGTGTGATAGACGAACCCGACCATGCAGGAAAGTTACAGTGTTGGGAACTGGTTTCATTCCTTCTGAAAATATGACGTGTCACGTGGAAGAATTTAAG GTCGTCAACACCACGTGGTCTCCAAACAATACAGAACTCAAGTTCCCTGGTGTGATGACGGACTTGGTTCTTGCGGAATGCAATTTACCGGAATCACCCGTGTCTCAAGGCTACTTTCACGTAGTTCATCCAGGAACCCCAGCAGCTGGACTTAAAATATCTGTGTCCAATGATGGGGAACACAGAAGCAAAGAAACCCTGACATTTATATCTTACGACTCAGCATGCATGAGTTGTAACATTTCCTCGGGCTGCCTCCTAAAA GAGAATTCCTGTTTTATCAATGGCTACTGTTTTTTGCCAAACGAGAGCAATCCTATGGACTTGTGCTATCAGTGTCTTCCAGGTCTTAATACAAGCGCATGGACTAAACGTCAAG TTAATCTTCCACCAAAGTTTTCCCCAGCAACACCATACTACGCTTTGTATCAAGAAAACTTGGAATTGCCAATTAAGGTCCTCGACCCTGAGGGTATGCCCATCAAAGTTACCCTTATGGACGGAAGCCCAAGTGAAGCTATCATACGCGACAATGTCTTGGTTTGGAACGCCAGTAACAGTCCAAATACTCAGTTTAAACTCCAAGCAACGGATGCTTGCCAAGCCGTCTCTACGACTAACATCACAATTTCTTTGGTCGTGTGTCCTTGTCAGAATAACGGCAAATGTATTCCACACCCAGGGAGGCCTAGAGGATCTGGGTTATATCAATGCAACTGTGCTCCAGGGTTTACTGGAGACGCTTGTGGAACCAATATAGACGAGTGCCAAAGTTATCCATGTGTAAGAG GTCGCTGCATTGATGAACTGAACAACTATAGCTGCATCTGTGATCCAGGGTATGTTGGAAGAAACTGTGACACCGATTACGACGACTGCAGCTCTTCACCTTGTGTTAATG gaaaTTGCACTGACTACACAGGCTCCTACAGATGTACGTGTAACCCTGGATACGCAGGAAAAAACTGCACGATTGACATTAATGAATGCGCGTCATCGCCTTGCAGACATG GAGCTTGTGTTGATCAAGTGAACAGCTACATCTGTCAGTGTAACGCTGGATATACTGGGTCTGACTGTAATGTTGAGATCGACGAATGTCAATCTTCGCCTTGCGTTCACG gCGCTTGCAAAGATCAAGTGAATGGCTTCATTTGCAACTGTGAGGTTGGATTCTCAGGAGATAGGTGCGAAGAGGACATTGATGACTGCCAATCATCACCTTGCGTAAACG GAATTTGTACAGACCTTGTTAACAACTACACCTGCAACTGCGTTGCTGGCTTCACTGGCCGTGACTGTGACATCGTTGTTACAACATGCACCGCTGATTCCTGTTTTCCAAACGTAACTTGCTCAAAAAGCGGCCCAACAATTGCCTGCGGCCCCTGCCCCTTGGGCTTCACTGGAGATGGGAAAATCTGCAAAG ACATAGACGATTGTGTAAACCACACGTGCGCCAACGGTGCCTCGTGTATAGATGGCATCAATAGCTACACGTGTAACTGCTCAGCGGGATTCAGTGGAGCATATTGCGAAACGG ACATTGAAGATTGTGCTAACCACCGCTGTACCAACGGTGCATCATGCGTAGATGGCATCAACAGCTACTCGTGTAACTGTACAGAGGGCTTTAGTGGAGTATATTGCGAAACGG acttggATGACTGTGTCAACCACAATTGCTCCAATGGTGCATCATGCATAGATGGCATCAATAGTTATTCTTGCAACTGCTCGGCGGGATTCACTGGATTGAACTGTGAAACGG ACATAGACGACTGCGTGAGCCACACCTGCGCAAGCGGTGCATCCTGCGTGGATGACATCAATACCTACTCATGCAAATGTACAGCGGGATTCACTGGATGGAATTGTGAAACTG ACATTGATGACTGCATGAGCCACGTATGCGCCAATGGTGGATCTTGCGTGGATGGTATTGGCAGCTACACGTGCAAATGCGCAGTCGGATTCACGGGAAAGTATTGCGAAACAG ATCTCCCTTCCTTGTCGAGCACCATCTCCACGAAAACGGATCCATCGCCAAAAATTACAGCTAGCACGACACCAAATGTAGCAG AATATAGTTATAAAATCAAAGTAATAGAGACTTGGAATGATGAGCTGAAAGACAAGAACAGCGACGCCTTTAAAGACTTGAAGGCCCGTTTGGAAGAGGAG ATTATGAGCAAGCTAAGGAAGACGACAAATATAATTGGCGTAAATGTCGTATCCTTCAG GAAAGGGAGCATTGTTGCCGAGTTCAAGTTGATTTTCCATGTGAACGTTGAACCCAAAGACGCTTATGGAATGTTAAAACGGGAGATCAATGATGGCAATCTTGGAACACTCCGTGTTGACCCTTCATCTTTGAAACAGATACCCCCTCCAACGAAAG AACCGACCACAGAACCGAACAGACAAAGAACCACACAGGCACAGGACGGACCTGACAAAGAGCTAACTTACGCAATCATCATTGGTGTGTCGTTAGGCGGACTTTTCGTCGCGGCTCTTTGTATCATTTTCTTTGCGCGCTTTTGCAAAAACAGAAGTGCGGCGCATAGAAGAAAGCGAGCTTCATGCAACAAGCCGCCAGAGGAAGCATGT